In Thermodesulfobacteriota bacterium, a single window of DNA contains:
- a CDS encoding flavodoxin family protein gives MDINVLGICGSPIKGGNTETFLREAMKDIEGMESVKTEMISVVGKNISDCRHCNWCLRKQEEGKFCAIQDDMVDIFPKVLNSDVLLLASPAYVCRVSGYLATLMDRLRACAFGNVYEGKLKDKVGGAFAVGWMRHGGIETTLLSINYLFFGFEMIPASVHHPGTIFGAGGTSSFGGTGNFDPKDKLGILKDEYGLNGARALARRTVELAKIIKAGKQALEM, from the coding sequence ATGGATATTAATGTCTTGGGAATCTGTGGGAGCCCGATTAAAGGGGGAAATACCGAAACTTTTTTAAGAGAGGCCATGAAGGATATAGAAGGCATGGAGTCTGTCAAGACAGAGATGATTTCTGTCGTGGGAAAAAACATAAGTGACTGCAGGCATTGTAACTGGTGCTTGAGAAAACAGGAGGAGGGGAAATTTTGTGCTATCCAGGATGATATGGTTGATATCTTCCCTAAAGTTCTCAATTCAGATGTACTACTGTTGGCTTCTCCTGCCTATGTGTGCAGGGTTTCCGGATACCTTGCAACGCTAATGGACAGACTTCGCGCTTGTGCTTTTGGTAACGTTTATGAAGGTAAACTAAAAGATAAAGTAGGTGGGGCTTTCGCAGTTGGCTGGATGAGGCACGGTGGTATAGAGACCACTCTACTCAGTATTAACTACCTCTTCTTTGGTTTTGAGATGATACCCGCAAGTGTGCATCACCCAGGTACAATTTTTGGTGCGGGAGGGACATCCAGCTTTGGTGGTACAGGAAACTTTGATCCTAAAGATAAGCTTGGCATATTAAAAGATGAATACGGATTAAATGGAGCAAGGGCGCTAGCCAGACGGACTGTAGAACTGGCAAAAATAATAAAAGCAGGTAAGCAGGCATTAGAAATGTAA
- a CDS encoding acyl-CoA dehydrogenase family protein, whose product MFDLTDEQKMIRDTVRKLGAEKLTPMIKEMEENDESPQEVVDILGDNGLLRIVLPEKYGGANANATTLCIIIEELARYCLAAAQITAGTWVVSNIIVSNGNDEQKERIFSEMAKTNKTCAIAITEPNYGSNVANMQTKAVLNGDTYILNGTKCFISGGLTADYLVVFARTGPGEKAKGISAFVIEKDTPGFKGGKKEKKMGFRGVPMRELIFEDSRVPKANRLLNEGDGWKILMVDGNMMRVWGTGTMALGLAQGALDHAIEYAKQRIQFDRPIAQFQAIQFKLADMAMGIEAARSLIYRTAAMIDSGQANFNMIEAMVAMSKCFASDTAMHVTTEAVQIHGGYGYMEDYPVERLMRDAKGAQIADGTNEIQRVVISRYVLS is encoded by the coding sequence ATGTTCGATCTTACTGATGAGCAGAAAATGATTCGGGATACTGTCAGGAAATTGGGGGCTGAAAAGTTAACCCCAATGATCAAGGAGATGGAGGAGAATGATGAGTCTCCACAGGAAGTTGTTGATATATTGGGCGACAACGGCCTTTTACGGATTGTCTTACCGGAAAAATACGGTGGAGCGAATGCCAACGCCACCACGCTGTGCATAATTATTGAAGAACTTGCGAGGTATTGTCTTGCCGCTGCCCAAATTACAGCTGGGACATGGGTGGTTTCAAATATTATTGTCTCCAACGGGAATGACGAGCAAAAGGAGAGAATTTTCAGCGAGATGGCTAAGACCAACAAAACCTGTGCTATTGCCATTACTGAGCCAAACTACGGGTCGAATGTTGCAAATATGCAAACAAAGGCTGTCTTGAACGGAGATACCTATATCCTTAATGGAACAAAGTGCTTTATATCCGGTGGATTAACCGCTGATTATCTGGTGGTTTTCGCTCGCACTGGACCAGGCGAAAAAGCAAAGGGTATAAGTGCCTTTGTGATAGAAAAGGACACTCCAGGATTTAAGGGGGGGAAGAAGGAAAAGAAGATGGGATTCCGGGGAGTTCCCATGAGAGAGCTTATCTTTGAGGATTCTAGAGTACCGAAAGCTAACCGATTACTGAATGAGGGAGATGGTTGGAAGATACTTATGGTGGATGGAAATATGATGAGGGTGTGGGGTACCGGTACAATGGCTTTGGGGCTCGCTCAGGGCGCATTGGATCATGCCATAGAGTATGCAAAGCAGAGGATTCAGTTTGACAGACCTATAGCACAGTTTCAGGCCATACAGTTTAAACTGGCCGACATGGCTATGGGGATAGAGGCTGCGCGTTCACTCATATACAGGACCGCTGCCATGATTGACAGTGGACAAGCGAACTTCAACATGATAGAGGCTATGGTAGCTATGTCCAAGTGTTTCGCTTCGGATACGGCCATGCACGTTACTACCGAAGCTGTGCAGATTCACGGTGGATATGGATACATGGAAGACTATCCGGTGGAACGACTTATGAGGGATGCAAAAGGAGCTCAGATCGCCGATGGAACGAATGAGATTCAGAGAGTGGTGATTTCGAGGTACGTGCTATCTTAG
- a CDS encoding ABC transporter substrate-binding protein, whose product MRKEKVFTIFVVTLFVLGITHVYGEDVRGVSKDTIKVGLIADMTGPVTAVTVPMSNGIKNYLRYLNEQGGIHGRKIRLIHEDDRYSVPLTLAAFKKLVFRDGILTCIMVTGTANISALMPHYEKQKLPIISVSSAEIIVKPVKRYVFTVQDTYQNRVKTVIDYILKDLKAKNPVLACANLDNESGRTISRAIQETVKPLGIKFHEEYISPAAIDATSQVMNSRRAKANYVILGGSDGTAICFLRDAYKIGYKPQFIGTLFSNSEAIIEIAGRAADGYICDNPFALWGDAAKGVQEMMRITEGYLPGKRQTVDYTVGWVKSMILAEGIKRGGEGLNSESLVEGIETIRGFDTEGLTGPLTYGSDDHKGGNYTRFLKAYLKNKTFIPITEWRRSSD is encoded by the coding sequence ATGAGAAAAGAAAAAGTCTTTACAATATTTGTTGTAACCTTGTTTGTCTTAGGAATAACTCATGTTTACGGTGAGGATGTTCGAGGTGTTAGTAAAGATACTATTAAAGTGGGGCTTATAGCCGATATGACAGGACCTGTTACAGCGGTCACCGTTCCCATGAGCAACGGCATTAAGAATTACTTAAGGTATCTTAATGAGCAAGGAGGAATCCATGGTAGAAAGATAAGGCTCATTCATGAAGATGATAGGTATTCAGTTCCATTGACCCTTGCAGCATTCAAAAAGCTCGTCTTTAGAGACGGGATACTTACTTGTATTATGGTTACTGGAACAGCGAATATTTCTGCCCTGATGCCCCACTATGAAAAGCAAAAACTGCCGATTATATCTGTAAGTTCGGCTGAGATAATAGTCAAGCCGGTAAAACGATATGTCTTTACAGTACAAGATACTTACCAGAATCGGGTAAAAACCGTGATTGACTATATATTGAAAGATTTAAAGGCAAAGAACCCTGTATTAGCCTGTGCCAATCTTGATAACGAAAGTGGGAGGACAATCTCAAGGGCGATTCAGGAAACAGTAAAGCCTTTGGGAATCAAGTTTCACGAAGAGTACATTTCTCCTGCGGCAATAGATGCCACATCACAGGTAATGAATTCGAGAAGGGCTAAAGCAAATTATGTTATCTTGGGTGGTAGTGATGGAACGGCGATCTGCTTCTTAAGAGATGCGTATAAGATAGGTTACAAACCCCAGTTCATAGGAACACTTTTCTCAAATAGTGAGGCAATTATAGAGATAGCCGGCAGGGCTGCTGATGGCTACATCTGTGATAATCCTTTTGCTCTATGGGGTGATGCTGCCAAAGGGGTACAAGAAATGATGAGGATAACCGAAGGATATCTTCCGGGGAAACGCCAGACCGTTGACTATACTGTAGGTTGGGTTAAGAGTATGATCCTTGCCGAGGGAATAAAGAGGGGAGGAGAAGGTTTGAACAGTGAAAGCCTTGTTGAGGGGATAGAAACCATCCGAGGCTTTGATACAGAAGGTCTCACAGGCCCTCTTACCTATGGTTCCGATGATCATAAGGGCGGGAACTATACAAGGTTTTTGAAGGCATATCTGAAAAATAAGACTTTTATTCCCATTACCGAATGGAGAAGATCCTCGGACTAA
- a CDS encoding ABC transporter substrate-binding protein, with protein sequence MEKKDAFCRYRFVGAVFLFLFSSLFLGSLFVYAGGVRGVTDDTIDIGVILAQTGPVADTTVPITEGIRNYFQYINEQGGIYNRKVKLIVEDDRYTIPLAMAAFKKLIFRDEVLTILGMGGSGQTKAFYHSIEKNRVPGIIISLAEDMIKPCKRYLFIPCATYEDEIKVIFKYLIEDLRVINPRIGFINLDIEYGKIGRAAAVKTAESYGIKMVAMEIINLAATEATTQVLAMKKAKVNHVILQTSNVTAAAFLRSAKMLDFNSNFIGTYYVCDDDVVRIAGDAARNLIGVHSFASWHEDAEGVAQMRGITLRYKPGTEKPMRNKFYTQGWAIALICAEGLKKAGRDLTIEGFVDGIENIRNLDTAGITAPITYSSTKHKPSDACKMYKADIANKRVVPISGWLTPKE encoded by the coding sequence ATGGAAAAGAAAGATGCATTTTGTCGGTACAGGTTCGTGGGTGCAGTTTTTTTGTTTTTGTTTTCTTCCTTATTTCTTGGAAGCCTCTTTGTGTATGCAGGAGGGGTTAGAGGTGTAACGGATGATACCATTGACATCGGAGTCATATTGGCTCAAACTGGTCCTGTGGCAGATACAACCGTACCCATAACCGAGGGGATCAGGAACTACTTCCAATACATAAACGAACAGGGGGGCATTTACAACCGCAAGGTTAAATTGATCGTAGAAGATGACCGATATACTATACCATTAGCCATGGCAGCCTTCAAGAAATTGATCTTTAGAGATGAAGTTCTTACGATCCTTGGTATGGGAGGGAGTGGACAGACCAAGGCTTTTTATCATAGCATAGAAAAGAATAGAGTGCCAGGTATCATCATAAGTCTAGCTGAGGACATGATCAAGCCATGTAAACGGTATCTTTTTATCCCATGTGCTACGTATGAGGATGAGATTAAAGTCATTTTCAAGTACTTAATAGAGGATTTAAGAGTCATAAACCCAAGGATAGGCTTTATTAACTTGGATATCGAATATGGTAAAATTGGTAGGGCTGCGGCTGTGAAGACAGCTGAGTCCTATGGCATCAAGATGGTTGCCATGGAAATAATTAATCTTGCAGCTACAGAGGCTACAACACAGGTACTTGCCATGAAGAAAGCCAAGGTAAACCATGTGATCTTGCAGACAAGTAATGTAACAGCTGCTGCATTCTTACGTTCAGCAAAGATGCTTGACTTTAATAGTAACTTTATCGGAACCTATTATGTATGTGATGACGATGTTGTGAGAATAGCTGGCGACGCAGCACGTAATCTTATCGGGGTTCATTCTTTTGCTTCATGGCACGAGGATGCAGAGGGGGTAGCTCAAATGAGGGGAATTACCCTTAGATACAAGCCTGGCACAGAAAAGCCGATGCGTAATAAGTTCTATACCCAGGGATGGGCTATTGCCTTAATATGCGCTGAAGGTTTGAAGAAAGCAGGCCGCGATCTGACCATAGAGGGCTTTGTCGATGGTATAGAGAATATACGTAACCTAGATACTGCTGGAATTACCGCTCCCATCACTTACAGTTCTACCAAACATAAACCAAGTGATGCTTGCAAAATGTATAAGGCCGATATAGCCAATAAAAGAGTTGTTCCAATTTCAGGCTGGTTAACGCCAAAAGAATAA
- a CDS encoding enoyl-CoA hydratase-related protein, with translation MGWTEWKQIEKFGFKDIIYESKYHSEGGGVGRITINRPKVYNAFTGDTVDEMCIALDDASHDKTLGAVVLTGTGDKAFCTGGDVSWEKEGQDDPRRGSRFVLSGGRPVVNSFVRRCRKPVIAAVKGYAIGGGNHLAYMCDFTIAADNAKFGQTGPRVGSPADGFCVAYLTFVVGAKKAREIWMLTKQYTAQEALEMGLVNAVVPLEKLDEEVDSWCERILAHSPDCISILKASFDSVIDYLDGSLGRFQNLIAPDFFDGMDVREAQGAFFEKRKPNFWKHRSK, from the coding sequence ATGGGATGGACTGAATGGAAACAGATAGAGAAATTTGGTTTTAAGGACATAATCTACGAAAGCAAGTACCACAGCGAAGGAGGAGGAGTAGGGAGAATCACTATCAACAGGCCTAAGGTCTATAATGCATTCACGGGCGATACCGTAGATGAGATGTGTATCGCATTGGACGATGCCAGTCATGATAAGACTCTAGGTGCTGTAGTTCTTACAGGCACTGGCGACAAAGCTTTTTGTACCGGAGGTGATGTATCATGGGAAAAGGAAGGGCAGGATGATCCGAGGAGGGGTTCCCGATTTGTCCTCTCAGGGGGCAGACCTGTAGTAAACTCCTTTGTTCGCAGATGCCGAAAGCCTGTGATAGCAGCGGTAAAAGGCTATGCAATCGGGGGAGGCAATCACCTGGCGTATATGTGTGATTTTACCATTGCAGCAGATAATGCTAAATTCGGGCAAACTGGGCCACGGGTGGGAAGCCCTGCTGACGGTTTCTGTGTTGCCTATCTAACCTTTGTTGTGGGTGCTAAAAAGGCGAGAGAAATCTGGATGTTGACCAAACAGTATACTGCCCAGGAGGCATTAGAGATGGGGTTGGTTAATGCAGTAGTCCCTCTTGAAAAACTGGATGAAGAAGTGGACAGTTGGTGTGAACGGATTCTAGCTCATTCTCCGGACTGCATATCAATATTAAAGGCCAGTTTTGATAGTGTTATTGACTATCTTGATGGATCTCTGGGACGATTCCAGAACCTTATTGCCCCGGATTTCTTCGATGGCATGGATGTCAGAGAAGCCCAGGGCGCCTTCTTTGAAAAGAGAAAACCAAATTTCTGGAAACACCGGTCAAAATAA
- a CDS encoding acyl-CoA dehydrogenase family protein, with translation MDFKFTEAQEILRKSVHDFVEKECPREYVRKLDENKEYPYEVYDKMVKLGWMGLPYPEEYGGSNCGAVEFLIVTEELARYAYDMAAVWGIPVLMGLNIIAHGTEEQKSLYIPRILNGTVRFSISITEPGAGSDSAAVSTEAVPDGNDYILNGQKVFSTGAHLKDNIIHMVARTDKTVKKHRGLTIFMVDSRSPGLDIRRLNTLGRHIIGTNEIFIENVRVSKDNILGGVNKGWDALLSQLEHERLFTCGLYVGNGKQAVADSIQYAKEREQFGQPIGNFQAIGHMLADMYTEVQAARLLTYHVANMIDEGIPCIKEVSMAKLFGSETLARVTNKGMQILGGYGFMMEYDMQRYFRDARVATVTAGTSQIQRTIIARQLGLKV, from the coding sequence ATGGATTTCAAATTTACAGAAGCACAGGAGATATTGAGAAAAAGCGTCCATGACTTTGTTGAAAAGGAATGCCCAAGAGAGTATGTAAGGAAGCTCGACGAAAACAAGGAGTATCCTTACGAAGTCTATGACAAGATGGTCAAGTTAGGCTGGATGGGCTTGCCTTACCCTGAGGAGTACGGGGGCAGCAATTGTGGTGCTGTGGAGTTTCTTATAGTCACCGAAGAACTGGCCCGTTATGCTTACGACATGGCCGCAGTCTGGGGGATTCCTGTGCTTATGGGTCTCAATATTATAGCTCACGGGACTGAGGAGCAGAAGAGTCTTTACATACCCAGGATATTAAACGGAACGGTGAGATTTTCCATTTCCATCACCGAGCCTGGTGCCGGCAGTGATTCTGCTGCCGTATCTACAGAGGCGGTGCCGGATGGGAATGATTACATCCTGAACGGGCAGAAGGTTTTTTCTACCGGAGCGCATCTTAAGGACAATATAATTCATATGGTAGCCAGAACCGACAAGACGGTCAAGAAACACAGGGGTTTGACTATATTTATGGTTGATTCCCGATCGCCGGGCCTTGACATTCGCAGGTTGAATACTCTGGGGAGGCACATAATCGGCACCAATGAGATATTCATAGAGAACGTCAGGGTTTCGAAGGATAACATTCTGGGAGGGGTGAATAAAGGGTGGGATGCTCTTTTATCCCAGCTTGAGCACGAAAGGCTCTTTACTTGCGGGCTGTATGTGGGCAACGGCAAGCAGGCGGTTGCTGACTCCATTCAATACGCAAAGGAGAGGGAGCAGTTTGGTCAGCCCATAGGCAATTTTCAGGCTATCGGGCATATGCTGGCGGACATGTATACCGAGGTACAGGCAGCACGTCTTCTTACATACCATGTGGCAAACATGATTGATGAAGGGATTCCTTGTATAAAGGAAGTTTCTATGGCCAAGCTTTTTGGTTCAGAGACACTGGCCAGGGTTACGAATAAGGGTATGCAGATACTTGGAGGGTATGGCTTTATGATGGAGTACGACATGCAGCGTTATTTTCGTGATGCCAGGGTTGCAACAGTAACCGCAGGTACTTCTCAGATTCAGAGGACTATTATCGCCAGGCAGCTGGGGCTTAAGGTATAA
- a CDS encoding GntR family transcriptional regulator has protein sequence MFKTISKEVNSLSSVVFNALKKAIFSGQLKPGQRLVESSLAAQFGVSSIPLREAIKKLEAEKLVEVIPYKGAHVAKASPQDIEYMYTIVGVLEGYAAKLVTPMLKPLHLNKLKNLHLQMQKEELKKEGKNWLKVNNEFHRIFLDVCPLTNWTNLIYDKIGSLGQYWYIAFSIPGLLDNGILGHGRIIDAFEKKESELVRNLVESHRIITGQVLRKHLENIEVA, from the coding sequence ATGTTCAAGACAATTTCGAAAGAAGTGAATTCGTTAAGCAGTGTAGTTTTTAATGCGCTCAAAAAAGCGATTTTCTCAGGTCAGTTGAAGCCCGGACAAAGGCTTGTAGAGTCGTCTCTGGCTGCTCAGTTTGGGGTAAGTTCTATTCCTCTAAGGGAAGCTATAAAGAAACTGGAAGCAGAAAAGCTTGTAGAAGTAATTCCATATAAGGGAGCTCATGTTGCGAAAGCTTCGCCTCAGGATATAGAATACATGTATACCATTGTGGGAGTACTGGAAGGATATGCAGCAAAATTGGTGACTCCCATGTTAAAGCCATTACATCTGAATAAATTGAAAAATCTTCACCTTCAGATGCAGAAGGAAGAGTTAAAAAAAGAGGGGAAGAATTGGCTTAAGGTAAATAATGAATTCCATCGTATCTTTTTAGATGTTTGCCCACTGACGAACTGGACAAATTTAATATATGATAAGATTGGTTCTCTTGGCCAGTATTGGTATATTGCGTTTTCTATCCCTGGATTGCTGGATAATGGAATACTTGGACATGGAAGAATCATAGATGCCTTTGAAAAGAAGGAATCAGAGTTAGTTAGAAACCTGGTTGAAAGCCATAGAATAATAACAGGTCAAGTGCTGAGAAAGCATCTTGAGAATATAGAAGTGGCCTAG
- the map gene encoding type I methionyl aminopeptidase, producing the protein MIILKSKEEIELLRKSNWIVVHILKALRKIIKPGITTLELDSYAEEQIKKRGAIPAFKGYRGFPASLCVSVNEQLVHGIPDSRRLKEGDIVSLDLGVVLNGFYGDAAITVPVGKISQEAARLLDVTQNALYKGIEQAKAGGRLHDISYAIQSWVEGNGFSVVRDFVGHGIGRNLHEEPQIPNFGLPNRGVQLKAGMVLALEPMVNVGTWRVKVEPDGWTVVTMDGSLCAHFEHTIAITDDGPDILTLIP; encoded by the coding sequence ATGATTATTCTAAAGTCTAAAGAAGAGATTGAATTACTGAGAAAGAGTAACTGGATTGTTGTACATATATTAAAGGCATTAAGGAAAATTATCAAACCAGGGATCACTACATTAGAGTTAGATTCCTATGCGGAAGAGCAGATAAAAAAAAGGGGTGCCATCCCTGCATTTAAGGGATACCGCGGTTTCCCGGCGAGTCTGTGTGTTTCTGTTAACGAACAGTTAGTACATGGGATTCCAGATTCAAGGAGGTTAAAAGAAGGGGATATTGTGAGCCTGGACCTGGGCGTAGTTCTCAACGGATTCTATGGTGATGCTGCTATTACTGTCCCTGTTGGGAAGATAAGTCAAGAGGCTGCAAGATTGCTGGATGTTACACAAAATGCCCTCTATAAGGGAATTGAACAGGCTAAAGCAGGAGGCAGACTCCATGATATATCCTATGCTATTCAATCTTGGGTTGAAGGGAACGGTTTCTCTGTAGTAAGGGATTTTGTAGGCCATGGGATAGGCAGAAACCTCCATGAAGAACCACAAATCCCCAATTTCGGTCTCCCCAATAGGGGTGTACAGTTAAAGGCTGGGATGGTATTAGCATTGGAGCCTATGGTTAATGTTGGGACATGGAGGGTTAAGGTTGAACCCGACGGCTGGACAGTCGTAACGATGGACGGGAGTCTATGCGCTCATTTCGAACATACTATTGCAATTACAGATGATGGGCCTGATATTTTAACCTTGATACCTTGA
- a CDS encoding radical SAM protein: protein MNLNYIFGPVPSRRLGFSLGVDIVPFKTCTLDCVYCQLGRTTRKTVKRGEFVAPKDILPELSYALHQRQSIDYITLSGSGEPTLNSNIGEIINAVKGITNTPVAVITNGTLLYQKGVRNALRNADLVIPSLDAVTQEVFEKINRPHSSLEAGRIIDGLKSFSREFSGEIWLEIMFVKGQNDHPGEVEKIKTIVSEIDPKKIQLNTVTRPPAESFAEGLSVEELQAIKTILGEKYSVIEEFQKKEQDSSEVDIKSAIVNLVRRRSITLLDISSSLGIHINEAIKYLKDLQKQKIIRIVVHDGQDYYRQMDEFQEGSH from the coding sequence GTGAATTTGAATTATATCTTTGGGCCTGTACCTTCCCGAAGGTTAGGCTTTTCTTTAGGAGTTGATATAGTCCCTTTCAAGACATGTACCCTCGACTGTGTGTACTGCCAACTGGGCAGGACAACCAGAAAGACAGTAAAAAGGGGGGAATTTGTAGCACCAAAGGATATCCTTCCTGAGCTGAGCTATGCTCTGCACCAAAGACAGAGTATAGACTACATCACTCTTTCCGGTTCTGGTGAGCCTACCTTAAATTCCAATATCGGAGAGATTATCAACGCGGTCAAAGGGATAACGAATACCCCTGTTGCCGTAATAACCAATGGAACTTTACTTTACCAAAAGGGGGTAAGAAATGCCCTGCGTAACGCTGATCTTGTTATTCCTTCCCTGGACGCTGTTACACAAGAGGTATTTGAGAAAATAAACCGCCCCCATAGTTCATTGGAAGCAGGTCGGATAATCGATGGGTTAAAATCCTTTAGCAGAGAGTTTAGTGGGGAAATATGGCTTGAAATAATGTTTGTCAAGGGGCAAAATGACCATCCTGGCGAAGTGGAAAAGATCAAAACCATAGTTTCGGAGATAGATCCTAAAAAAATTCAGCTCAATACCGTTACTCGTCCCCCCGCTGAAAGTTTTGCAGAAGGGCTATCCGTGGAAGAATTGCAGGCGATAAAAACCATATTGGGGGAAAAATACAGCGTTATAGAAGAATTCCAAAAGAAAGAACAAGATAGCAGTGAAGTAGATATAAAGTCAGCAATAGTCAACCTTGTGAGACGACGCTCGATTACCCTCCTTGATATTTCAAGCTCTCTCGGCATACACATAAACGAAGCAATCAAGTACTTAAAAGACCTTCAGAAACAAAAGATTATACGGATCGTTGTTCACGATGGGCAGGACTACTATAGGCAGATGGACGAGTTTCAGGAAGGTAGCCACTGA